In the genome of Tsukamurella paurometabola DSM 20162, the window GTAGCACTCGCGTACCGCGTCGAGGTCGAGCCGGTCGATACCGCGGCAGTAGCGCAGCACGACATCGTGAATCTCCTGCCGAGCCAGTACGTCATCGAGCGTCACGGATTCCAGTGGACTACACGGGCTGGACCGCGTAGGCAGGTTCCGTGGGATTCACACGCGAGCAACTCCTGGCGTACGCGGGCACGACGGTGCCCGACCTGGTCGGTCCGGACTGCCGGCTGCTGTTCGCCGGAATCAATCCGGGACTGTGGACGGCCGCCACCGGTGCCCACTTCGCCCGGCCCGGCAACCGCTTCTACCCCGCCCTGTACGCGGCAGGCATCACCGATCACGTCATCGATGCGTCGATGGGCATGCGCGAGGCGGATCGCGAGGCCCTGATCGCGGCCGGCGTGGGAATCACCAATGTCGCTCCGCGGGCCACCGCGAAGGCCAGCGAGCTCACCCCGACGGAACTGCAGGACGGCGGTCGGGCGCTGGTATCTCGGGTCGAACGGATTCGGCCGCGCGTACTCGCCGTGCTCGGCATCACTGCGTACCGATCGGCATTCGGGTCGCCACGCGCAACCGTCGGTCTGCAACCGGACCCCCTGGGGAGTACCCAGGTATGGGTACTCCCGAACCCCAGCGGCCTCAACGCCCACGAGACGATCGACACCCTGGCGGCGGCGTACCGGTCCGCCGCCGCGGCGGCGGGCGTTCTCACCTCGCTGTGACCTGCGAAAACGTTCTATGCCGAACGAACGAATCGCCTCTACGCGTACGTGAATAGCGCCTGTGTTCGGATGTGCGTCACGTCCACATGAAGCTTCAAACCCAACGTGACAGCTTCGGGAAGGTGATTGCAAAACATCATTCTCATGCCGGATTTGCAATCACACTTTTGGGACGATGCACTCTCGCGATTGTGCATCCCTGCCCAAAAGGAATTGAACACATGTCGATCGCACGCGCCGCTGCTGCCACCACCACTGTCGTTGGCCTGATGACCTCGGGCTCTCTCGGTATCGCCTCAGCGCAGAACACTACTGACTCGAAGGCCTGGCAGGCGACTGCCGCATCCGGTACCGCCGGGTGGGCCGGCCCGGGCACCGTCGCCGTCCCGGTGGGTGGCTCCGCCGCCGCGGCCGCAGGGTCCGGTCCCTGTTACCCCACCCGACTGGTGTGGCTCGGC includes:
- the mug gene encoding G/U mismatch-specific DNA glycosylase, with translation MGFTREQLLAYAGTTVPDLVGPDCRLLFAGINPGLWTAATGAHFARPGNRFYPALYAAGITDHVIDASMGMREADREALIAAGVGITNVAPRATAKASELTPTELQDGGRALVSRVERIRPRVLAVLGITAYRSAFGSPRATVGLQPDPLGSTQVWVLPNPSGLNAHETIDTLAAAYRSAAAAAGVLTSL